TATATAATCTACCAAACTCGCGTTAGCGGATTGGAAAATAGTTTGTCTTTCTTGGTTGAGTTTGATGACCATTATATTTTGGAATGTGTTTTTCCCATTCAATTCTTGAAGCAATTGTATAATTTTTGGAGAACCACGCGCGTGCATGAAAGCTAGTATGTTTGATTCCTTGAAACAAACGAGGCCTCATAGTCTTCAATCAAAATGAAATTCCCCAAAACATGACAGCACTTTGCTGTTGTGGAATCTAATAGAGCATTCGAAGCTGAAATTTGAAACCCCTGATTCTCAGGTAAGATGGTCCCACTTCATTTCTCCACAGTGCATTAGAATTTCAAAGAATTTTAATTGCTCATATCTTCTTTGTTTTTGTTCATGGGTTTGCAGATTCCGGGTTCTTCGTGCTCTCTCTCCGTTCCTTCCGGTTTGTATTTCATAATTTTCATTTCTGAGTCTCAGGAATACTTTGATTTTGATTGTTAGTTTTGTTTTGTTTATATTTTCTTTCTGTTATGTCAGAACCTCCTGATCTAGGAAATTGGTTCGCTAGCTACCGGTATGCATCACCTGCAATGAATTCCAATTCTTTTCACAATGAGTTTGGTACCGGCGAGAGTGAAAGAGGAAAAGATGAAGGGAATTCATGTGGGTTTAGGGAAATTGGAAATGAAGTTGGAGTCTTTGTTCATGAGAAGGCAGATGGGGTTGTCAAATGTGGCAGGTCTTCACAAGACCAATGTTTAAGTAAGGTAGTTTGCTTCTTGTGTCCTTTTGAGAGTTTGCTTCTTGTGTCCTTTTGATTTATGAGCGTTAGTTCTTGAGGAACTTAATATGATCTTCTTTCAAAAATGTGTGGTTCTGATTTGGAGTTCAACATTGTATTGGTAAGTAGTAATGAACAATTTCTCACATGTGACAAAATTTTCTTGCTCAGATTTCAGGTTCTTCGGAATCACCTTTGTCCCTTTCAGGTATGTGTTACTTCGTTCTGATGTTATATTCCCCCAATTTACTGAAAAAATGGTCGTCTGCTGAGAAACATGTGAATAAGAAATGGAGTCCTTGAATGATGTGGTACTGTATGTTGAGAAAAGAGTAACAAAGTAATTGATGTGTTTGTGCTTTTTTAATCTGTTAGAGCCTACGGACATCAAAAACTGGTTTTCAAGCTATGTGTACGAGTCTCCTTCATTGGATACTACTGATGGTTTTGGAGATTCTCTTGCCAAGCAAAGTAAATGCGAGAAGGATGGGTTTTTGGTTGAAAACAGTAAGAGAGAAAATGAAGAGGAATTGAGGAATTCTAGTATAAAGAGGAGTATCAGTAGAGAGGTTGTGGGTGAGAAGGAACAGTCAGGAGGGCTTTCGAATTGTGACAGCTCTTGGAGAGTTACTAAGCAGGCAAGGCAATCTGTACCTGAGGTACTTTTTTGTGCATCTCTTTTCCTTATAGCTAAACTCCAATAACATCAATAAGTAAATCCATATTTCCATGATCTGATAGTCAGAAAGAACAATAAGATCCATATCAATGTACCAAAATCCAAGATATTGCAATAGACCAGTAGTGGACCCCAATATTCTACTACTCAAGAATTCTTAAGATGAGCTTTTCACAAGCCTTCAGGTTGAAAAATCTAAGCCCCTATATCCAATCTACTATTACCCTTTTCTTCAATTGTCCGGCACCAAGTTCACCTTTCTTTTCAAGAAATATAGTATTAAACTACACAGTTTATGACATTAAAGTATCTGACACAAACTTCTTGCAGGCTCCAGGTCCTCTGGAATCACCTTTGCTTCTTTCAGGTGTGTATCACTTTCTTGCTACTTTAATGAATTGTTCAGCTACTCAAAAAATGTATATTAAAAATGAAATTTTTTGAATCATATTCTCTGCTTTGAGTTATCGTCTAGAAACATAAGACGTTGCTTATTATTTTAAGGAAATAACGTAATCTGGTCTCTTTTTCTTATCCTGGTCTATCAGAACCTGTTCACATCAAAAACTGGTTTTCAAGCTATGTGTATGAGTCTCCTTCCTTGGATACATATGATAATGATTCTGTTGGCAAAGAAAGTAAATGTGAGAAGGATGGCTTTATGGTTGAAAATAGAAAGAGTAATATTGAAGAGAATTTGGGGGATTTTAGAAAGAGTAGTGTTGGTAAAGAGGTTGTGGATGAGAAGAAACAATTGGTAGGGCTTGCAAAATTTGACAGCTCTTGGAGAGACACCAAGCATGATAGGCAGCCTGTACATGAGGTATTTATCTTTTTTTTTTTTACCTATCCCAGAAACTTTCATTTATTCATCAAGAGTTCAACAAGCTAAGTCACTAAACCCTATTCCAAGATGATCATAAATGTGTCAAACAGAACAATGCATTTTCCTTCATTGGTTGTACACCTGTCATTTCATCATGGAAACCTCAAACTTTACCAACCACCTCATGAAATTTTCCACCATTCCAATCAGTTGACTACCAATTTTTCTCTAGGATGTTGCATTAGTTCTTTTCTGAACAACTTTGCCTTGGCCTTTGGTAAGAAGAAGCTACTTCCTCTCTCAATAATTTTTGTTGGAAATCTTTTATTTTTGACTTCCAGGAGTCTTGACAAAATATCCTTTCTGTAGGTTCCAGGTCATTTGGACTCCTCTTCACACTTGTCAGGTTTGTATTAACTACTCATGCAGCTTTTCTTTCCCAAATTGTATGACTACTGAGAATATGATTTTGGGTGTAGAATGTAATCTCCCTAATATAAATAAGCAATTTATCAAGACAAATTTGTATATCACAAATGGAGTCTTTGAATCATATATTTGCTCTCATTTTTCGGGAATTAAAACATGCAGTATTCTATGTTTAAGAAAAAAAAAATATGTAAAGGAAAGTCACTGATTTGTTTGTACTTCCTGATCTTGTAGAGCCTACTGACATCCAGACTTGGTTCTCAAGCTATGTGTATGAGTCTCCATCTTTGGATACAGCTGATGGTTTTGGAGATGTTGTTTGTAGAGATAGAATAGATGAGAAGGATGAGGTTTCGGTTGAAACCAGCAACAAAGAAAAGGGAGAGCGTTTGGAGAGGTTTGGTAAAAAAGAAAGTGATAATGAAGAGTTTGATGTTGAGAAGGTGCAGTCAGAAGAGTTAGCAAAACATAACACCACTTCGAGACATAGCAAGAAGCCTGTAAGTGCGGTAGTCTTTCTTTTCCTTACAGTTTTTTTTGTTAATCTATCTTTCTTATTTGAATCTATTAGACACTGGTCCTGTATTTCAAATTACTGATCACAATAATGTCAATCACAGGTTGACCAAACCACTGGACTGGATGAAAATCTATCTGGTCAGAGTGATTTTTGTCTCAAATATAAGCCTAATATGTTGCAAAATTATCGTAGTAGTCAACCAAAACATGCTGAGACATCAAGCTTCAACAAAGGAGATTCTCAATGCAAGGTAGATCAACAGACCTTCCATGGA
The window above is part of the Fragaria vesca subsp. vesca linkage group LG2, FraVesHawaii_1.0, whole genome shotgun sequence genome. Proteins encoded here:
- the LOC101311534 gene encoding uncharacterized protein LOC101311534 yields the protein MNSNSFHNEFGTGESERGKDEGNSCGFREIGNEVGVFVHEKADGVVKCGRSSQDQCLSKISGSSESPLSLSEPTDIKNWFSSYVYESPSLDTTDGFGDSLAKQSKCEKDGFLVENSKRENEEELRNSSIKRSISREVVGEKEQSGGLSNCDSSWRVTKQARQSVPEAPGPLESPLLLSEPVHIKNWFSSYVYESPSLDTYDNDSVGKESKCEKDGFMVENRKSNIEENLGDFRKSSVGKEVVDEKKQLVGLAKFDSSWRDTKHDRQPVHEVPGHLDSSSHLSEPTDIQTWFSSYVYESPSLDTADGFGDVVCRDRIDEKDEVSVETSNKEKGERLERFGKKESDNEEFDVEKVQSEELAKHNTTSRHSKKPVDQTTGLDENLSGQSDFCLKYKPNMLQNYRSSQPKHAETSSFNKGDSQCKVDQQTFHGTRSKPLNRRSSCSNDGTLVHSRGPTSQESSEAKVHVEEFLLETNSELISVNEASVSKTTHGSKERKDDGTGISEDGFITTRKRKFTARNDENSPEGPPRSSRGSVPSVRGKDVVIQRKTLADTTNFHHSPATMITGKWKCPQQRKPNLGPPLKQLGLEHWIRKS